The sequence below is a genomic window from Humulus lupulus chromosome 3, drHumLupu1.1, whole genome shotgun sequence.
CAGGCTGCTGGGAAGGTTTGGCTGATGGTCACTTGGGCTTGCTGCTTTGCTGGGCCAAGTTGGGCTTCCATGTGTACTTGGGCGTGAGGAAATATGCTGGGGCGTATGGCATATGATATGGCTCATGGTCACATTGCATAATTGAAGCTTGGGCGGCTGAATGGAATTGAGAATAGCCTGGGACACGTGGCGCGAGGGGAGGGCACCACATGGCGCTGAAGGTGGAGAAAGAGGCTAGCGGGCCTGGGCCTAGTTTGGGCTTCAAGTTACAAAAATACTAACTTTTCATCATTTCttcagttttatttatttatttcttctttctttttctataTGCCAAAATGCattttaattcctacaaaacaacaataaattaaattctaatcaaatattttcatttataaaataaatcatattaattctatgaaaatattaatcaaaacttaatttattttgacaattaaaatcaacaaatgtgcatttttcaccactaatcaaggCAGCATTGTTTGACGTGGTGGCTGCATCATTGGAAGAGTTTCTTTGCCCATTGACCGAAGATCCAACCATAGTGGTATCGTTACCGTCAGCCATTGCTGATCGTGTATCTTAGCCGTGTGGCTCTGGTACCATGAAGAAATCGTGAATAGCTTGATCTTATTGATATATTTTAGTCGTATATAtacaaaagaatagaaaacaggaAACTAGATAAAAGGAAACTAGAGCTATAATTCTAATCTAATTCCTAAACTCACGGTAATCCATATATACAAAACATTAAGAGAATATCTCAATATATACCaatcactatatatatatgacaattctcctataggagtttcactttaagctctatcgTTGGGGCTCTTAGTGTTCTTGACCTTTGAACaattttcggcgtgattttttttttatgaccgtgtatattgtagctatttagagtatcggcgcgatttttagaaaattctggatagtttacagtaccgaaaactaggttcaaacatgttgttacacgcgtgactaattttttttatgcgcgtgtaaatcaacatgtttgaacctagttttcagtactataaattattatgaattttttaaaaatttgcagtATGCTCTAAACAAcaacaatatacacggtcataaaaaaaataatgaagccCTTGTAagagaattgtcatatatatatatattagtctaCGAGGTGAGATCTTGATGTAAAGTCATGTTATGTTAAAATTTAGGATAAATTGTCTTTTTTCCCCCTGAATTATCGCAGATGTAGAGTTTTGCCCCCTAAACTTTTTTGGTTGGCTGAAATACCCCCCGAATTACTGTACATGTTGAAAAACAGTCCTTCCGTTTATAATTTAACAGATTagaaattttgtgtttttaaaAAGGGCATAAGTGTATAAAATTATGACAGAATGACGTTTTTGTAAAAGTATTATAAGtaattttttcacaaaaaaaaaaagaacataaCCATTTTGGGTGGACTGGGAAACGTGAGCCCTCATTCTTCATCTTCAAATctcaatattatttttattttcaattgatTAAAGGGAAAAAAATTGGGTAATCtgagatagttttttttttttgtgtattttCCTTCAAGAAAAATTTGAAGACCATGGCTGGTGGTGAAGCATCTTCTCACAGTAAGTTTTCAAAATTTGTTTTTGATTTGTTATTTAGTTTAATGTTCTAGGATTTGTTAGTTATGTGAAAAGTGGGTAAGTATTAGTTTGGTGAGTTGTAGTAAATATGATTtgaagagaatatatatatatatatatattatgaatatatacacatacatatatttataaacgTGAATAGATGGGTAAGTAAGTTTGGTTGGTTGTAGTAATTATGACTTTGAAGAgaatattttctttttcaatGAATGTGAATATATTCTTCTCTTTTTTGTGAATAGTTGGTTTGTTTTGTTGTTTGATAAAGTTTCAAAAAAGGGTCAGGGGGTTGTAAGTGCATTTTTGTCATTTTGGGTTAGTGACATAGATTATATTCTTCTAGGCCAGAGAAATTTGGAAAATATGTTTGTGGGGTCAGATTTAGTTGTTGGatagtgtgtgtgtgtgtcttaTTGTGTGGTTGTTGACCTATTGAATATATATTAAAGAATTGAGAAAGTATATCATAGGTATTTGAGACCATACTTTTCTCattctttggttttttttttttctttctgtatAGATCTTCACTCCTCTACGCCTATTGTGGGTGAGGGTGTTCATGGGAGGAGGGTAGACTTAGAAGGTGATAGTTCTAGTGAAAGTGATCCCAACAATGAATATCAAGGTGATCCTGAGTATGAACAAAGTGATGATGAATTGGTTGTTGAAGACAATGCAGAAATACATCTAAAAGGACTAGGGAAAAGGGTAGTAGAGATTGATGTAGAAGATGTGCCATTGGATAGCTCTGACAAAGAGTATACACGAGAGGATAGTTCTGATGATGGGGATGTTTCAAATGAAGATGAACTCAGCAAGTTACACAAACCTAAAAGGCAATCAAAAAAAAGAAAGCTACCTGATTTGCTTGAGTTTGATGTTGATGCTGAAATGGAGAGACCGCTACTAAAGCTTGGCTTAGTATTTTCTTCTGGAAAACTATTCAAACAAGCAGTCAGGGAATATGCTATACAGAATGGAAGAGACATATGGTTCAAAAAGAATGATTCTCATAGGGTTCGAGCACAATGTAGAGGTATTGAATGTCCTTGGGTGTGTTTTGCCTCAAAGATTGATGATAGTTCAACATTTGTCATCAAAACTTATGTTGGTGAGCATAGATGCTCTAGGAAGCCCCATAATAGATTTGCTACTTCAAAATGGTTAAGTAAGAAGTACTTAAATGAATTCAAGAGCAATGATAAATGGAGTATTTCTTCATTTATGGAAAAAGTGAGCAAAGACCATGTCATTGAAATTTCCAAAGATAAGGCCTATAAAGCTCGAAAACTTGCAACAAAATCTATTGAAGGCACTTATGAAGAGCAATATGCTGCTCTATGGGACTATGCTGAGGAGATTAAGTACACAAATAAGGGTTCCACAGTTGAGTTTTTAACTGAATCAGGAGACAATGGGAGGCCACGTTTTAAGCGAATGTACATTTGCTTTTCTAGTTTAAAAGAAGGATTCAGTGCTGGATGTAGGCCAGTAATTGGGTTAGATGGCTGTCATATTAAAGGACTGCATCCTGGACAACTATTGACTGCTATTGGGATCGATGCAAACAATGGCATGTATCCTGTTGCATATGCTGTGGTAGAGATTGAAAGTAAAGATTCTTGGAGTtggtttttaaattgtttgaggGATGACTTAAAAATTGAGAACTCCAACCATTGGACATTCATCACGGACAAGCAAAAAGGCTTGAAACAATCATTAAAAGATCTATGGGAGGAAGGTGTACCTGAGGCAGAGCATAGGCATTGTGCAAGGCATTTGGAGAAGAATTTTATCAAAGTTTACAAAGATAAAAAACTCAAGGAGATCTTATGGAAGGCTGCAAGAGAGGTTAGTGTTCGTAGGTTTGAAGGTGTGATGGAAGAGATTAAGAAAATTGACGAGTCTGCTTTTGATTGGTTAATGGAAGCAGGGCCCCAACATTGGAGCAGATCACACTTTAGGACTCATCCAAAGTGTGACATTTTGTTGAATAACTTGTGTGAGACATTTAATGGGACAAGGGCAATATTGGCTGCAAGAGATAGACCAATATTATCCATGCTAGAAAGAATTAGAATGTATTTACTACAGAGGCTTACCAAGAATAGGCATGCAGTATTGATGTGGAACTCTAGCATTGCTCCAAGGATACAAGACATTATTGAGAAGAACAAGGATATAGCTGGAAGCCATCTCCCTATCAAGTCTTCGGATTTCATCTACCAAATTACCACTATGTATGGTAGCTTGTACTATGTTGACTTGAAGCAAATGAAATGTAGTTGTAGAAAATGGGAACTCACTGGCATTCCATGTAGTCATGCAGTGGCTGCAATCTGGCAAAGAAGGGAAGATCCAGAAACTTATGTAAGTAAATGGTACACGAAGGAGTATTATTTGAAAGCCTATTCACAACAGATATTCCCAATTAGGAATCAAGATGAGTGGCCAATAACTGGTAACGTTGGATTGATCAAGCCTATATCCAAGATTCAACCGGGTAGACCAAAGAGAAGtagaaaattagagcttgatgAAATGTTTCCTCGAACAGGAAGTAAAATGAAGAGGAGGTACATCACAATCAAATGTTCAGGATGTGGTGTAACAGGTCATAATTTTAGAACGTGTGCTAGAAATAAAGAGAAAAATTCAGtaagtttttcattttataaacTGAAAGTACTTGAGAatgttttatataaatataaatcttAGCCATTATTATAACTTAATTTGCAGGACATCAATCCTGATGTTGCTCAGCATACTTCTACTGATTCAACCATACCATTTACAAACACCAACCAGGTTTGTATTATGGTTTCTAACATATATTTTGTTCCTCTCTTTTTATTTAAAtagatatatgtgtgtatatatatatatatacgtgtgtGTATGTGAAATTGATTTTGATGTAGTGCCTGAATATTTCCTACTTAACCATTTATATGTCTATTTTTATCAACAGATTTAGCAAAGAAAAGCAGGAGGATTGCATCCCAAACTGACAGATTTTAGCATTATGATTGTCTTTTAGAACTCCTTTTGTAACATTTATCCTTTTGCTTGGATGGTTGTaacttttataaattattttgaagcAGGATATTTTAACATATTTAGTGCTTGGATATATAGGCTAGCAGGTATAGAATGACTGGTATAAATTTTTTACTCATATGCAAGCTATATGTTCAAGATTTTTGGAACTTTTTCATAGTATAATTTTGGATATCAATGTTAATTGGAAGTAATTTCTTGTTGGTTTCTGTTTACCTACAACAATCAAGATATGTTTAGCATATAATTAACAAGATATTCTTCTCTTCTTGCTAGTGCTGCAAACTATATTAACTCATGGCTGCTATTATTGTTGAGCTTTGAATTGATGCAGCCAAAAATTGATCATTGCATGACAAGAGAACCAAGTGTAGCTTGAGCTTGTGAAATTACAGTATCCTCCTAAAAATATTCTCATACTTGCAATGATATAATTAATGTTGACAATGATATAATCAAAATCAGTTTGTTACAGTAAATAGAAACTGTAAAGCACCTCTTCTTTAAACAAGTTTTTAGTTTGTGCAAGCTATAAGTTCAAGACATTATTGGTATACCATTTTAAAATCAGCTTGTACTAATCTAGTTACAAGTTTCAATTTTCAAATTGTTATCTTTTATAAATATAAGTATTCAAAGACATTAGTGGTTTGCCAATGAAGTTTGCCTAAAAGGCACCTGAATATTTGACTTGCCTTGATCTGCATATTAAAAGACACCTACTGTAAACTATAATCTCTGAAAACTGCCTAAATACTATAACGAATTCAGCCACAAACCAGAAACATACCACAAACACCAACAACTTTTTCATTGCTTCAAAATCACCAAAATAGTACAATAAAATGTAGCAGAACAGTAATACATACAACACTTTTCTACTAGTTTCATAACACAAACATAAACCAACTTTTTCATTGCTTCAAAATCACCAAAATAATACAACAAAATATAATAGAACAACAATACAGATCCCACATTTTACAAGTTTTATGAAAATCAAAATTCTTTCAATTTCTTCATCTTTTTTGTCAACAAGCTTCTGCAATGCTTGAACTTCATCTTCAATATGTTCTATCTTTCTAAATAACTCGCTGAAATCTTGCTTGAATCTTTGTTTAGGGACATGGTCTATCCAAATGAGAAACTCACAACCATTGTTAATATTTCTCTGAAAAAAAAGgcaaaaaaataacaaatcaggtactacaaaacccataaaactcatttaaaaaataaagaaaaacaattTACCTTATATTTGGGGCAGCCATAAAACCTTCTACCTGGATTACCTTCAGTTCGAGCAGTGCGTATGACAGCCTCCCACCCACAATCACAACTAGGTATATTATTCCCTTCTTCATCTTCATACCTTCTTCTACTACGAAATGATTTGCTTGAAGATGTCAATGAAGACATGATCTCCACTATGAAAAATGCAAACTTCAACAAATAAACAAcatctaacaaaaaaaaaaaatagaaatagtaCTGTAAACTTACCGTGAGAGGGAGCTTCACCAGCCATGGTCTTCCTTGGAAGTagaatctcaatttttttttaaagaagatACAAGAAAACTCTCTCACATTACCCAATATTTTTCCTCTTTAATGAATTGAAAGTATGAAATTTGAAGATGAAGAATAAGGGCTCACGTTTCCAGTCCACCCTATTAAcggtaatgttttttttttacttttattcttttcttatttatttatttttgttatgaaaaAATTACTTatcaaaattttacaaaaatatccTCCTGTCATAATTTTATACACTTATGCCCTTTTTTAAAACGGTAAATTTCTAATCTGTTAAATTATAAACGAAAGGACTATTTTTCAACATTTACAGTAATTCAGGGGGTATTTCAACCAACCAAAAAAGTTTAGGGGGCAAAACTCTACATCTGCCATAATTCGGGGGGGAAAAAGACAATTTGTCCTAAAATTTATTGTTTTGTGATTAGGACAAGCAGTAATTACTTAGAATAATCAACTCAATTCAGATTAGGATTTATACCATGTTTAGTCTTTTCTATGTCAGTTTGGATCATCAGTTTTAAGCAATTATAATCGGAAGTTTTTGTTTTATAAATTGAAAAAATAGTACCTTAACTCAAATTTGGTCGAACAATAAACttaaaaaagatttgaatttccTTTGCTAGTCTCTTATATGATGGATTGACTTAGTGGGATGAGAAAGAGAAAAAGTTCAAGAAAAAGTCCACACTGTGAGCATTAGTgtactaatttttttaatttacaaatttaattttttttcctccctcctatttttatttatttaattttgaaaaatatgcatttcaaaatttaattatattttttagtaatttgtgttttgtctcattagaTCATCTCGAATGAGAGTTGTTTTACATAGCGTTTATTGACAAGTGGGTCCCTACATGGTCCTTTGTTGACTTTTTAACAAGTGTTGTCTACCAAAGTGCAACGTAACTCCttgttttaaaaaaagaaaaaaaatgtgattggttgctttaataaaaaattaatatgtgGTCATGAGAAGCAACTTTGATCGTTGCCTGCATTGGATATGCTCTTAACTatttgaattttgtgttttgataaattactttttgaattttGTATTTGTAAAACGATTCAAATAGgtccctaaacccgattttgatcaaactTATTgagctaaaatcacaaataatttaccaaactaacaacttagaacaaaaatacaatTATTTTTCCTAACCCCATGATTTTTGTTATGGTATCACGAATCATATCTCTAGCGGACATTCGATCCACACCGATCCAAATAATGAGCCGCATGAGATTCGCATAGTGTAACAAGACACTTGCTATCTAAATAGCAAGCTAAATCGCACGAGATCCGCATAaaaaattaagctgaaaaagaaCACATGATCCAATGAATCAAGATTAGTGAGAAAAATTAGCCAACATCTTTAGGtactttatttataatttttatgaaatgTTTTCCCTTTTCCTATAGCTTTAATATATAATTCACGTCGTTTTCTAAATTTATTGTAGTTTTCAATTTACTGTCATTTTTTCGATTTATTTTTGTCTCTCTTTGATGTGTTTTCCGATTTATTGTCCTTTTATGGATGCTTATCGTTTTCATTGTTTACCGTCGTTTCTaattttagttttctttcttttcatttaTTGTCGTTTTCATAACTACACGTCGTTTCCCGTTTTGTTGTCGTTTAATTCATTTTACGTCGTTTTTTGCGTTTAATCATTGTTACTCGTTTTGCTGACGTTCTCTCAATTTGTCGTTGTTTTTCCTTTTtgtctttttctttatttattatcgTTTTCTTGTTTGTTGTGGTCGTTCAACTCTTTCAAATTTATCGGCTAGACATGTCATGTCTAAGATCCTATTCTCTCCCTCGTATCAAACCAACCCCACCCACGACCAATTTAATACAGTTTATTTTGTCAGTTGGACAAAATCCAATTCCTACTACATTAATCTAATCATGCCAAAATAGACACAATTTTTGGGAGTTTTTGAAGTGAGAAAAAGAAGCCATGGCAGAGAGCTCAGTTGGAGAAGAAGAAAGCATGGAAAAGGGGCTCTTAGGAAAAGAAAGAAATGGTTTTTTTGGTGAAATATTTGATGAAGTGAAGCTATTGGGTTACATTGCAGGACCTATGGTGACAGTGACTTTGTCTCAGTATTTTCTTCAAGTGATTTCTATAATGATGGTTGGTCATCTGGGTGAGCTTGTTCTCTCTAGTACAGCTATTACCATCTCCTTCTGTGCTGTCACTGGCTTCAGTGTTATTGTAAGTCaatcctttctcttcttctcataTATTTTCTCTTCAAAATCTGATACCAAtgactatttatatatatatatatatattagtctaTGAGGTGAGATCTTGATGTAAAGccatgttatgatatgttatgttaagtcttcTTGTTTTGTGATTAGGACAAGCAGAAATTGATTAGAATAATCAACTCAATTCAGATTAGCAGCAGGAATAGACAGACTATGATCAATGTTATTATTTAGTAaatcctttctcttcttcttatataTTTTCTTATGAGTCTGATAACACTATACCTTTTATGTTTTCCggctcgtgaacagttttcggtgtttattatagttatttagagtgtcctgcaaatttttaagaaattctgaataatttacagtaccgaaaattaagTTCAATATGCAAGTgaaaaacaatatgtttgaatctagtttttgacactgtaaattgttcggaattttctgaaaatttacaacttgctctaaataactataatatacacagtAAAAAAACAATCATGCCAAAAATTGTTCATTAGCCAGAAAATTATCctctctatatataaatatattagtcTATGGGGTGAGATCTTGATGTAAAGTCATGTTATATTAAGTCTTATTGTTTTATGATTAGGACAATTCAGATTAGAAGCAGGAATAGACAGACTATGATCAATGTTATAATTTAGGATTTCTACCATGTTTAGTCTTTTTTATGTCAGTTTGGATCATCAGTTTTAAGCAATTATAATCAAAAGCTTTTGTTttataaattgaaaaaaatggtACCTTAGCTCAAATTTGGTCGAACAATAAACTCAAAAACGATTTGAAAATTCGAAATCGATGATCTAAACTggtatttaaaaacaaaacataattgaaTATGTAactaaagaagaaagaaaatcaAGTCATTAACTTACTTGTTCTCACCTTCATTTCATGGCAACCAGTATGGAATGGCTAGTGCATTAGAAACTCTCTCTGGACAAGCCTATGGAGCAAAGCAATATAGAAGACTTGGAATTCAGACCAACACTGCTATACTCACCCTAACCTTAGTCTGCATTCCATTGTCTCTAATGTGGTCTTACTTGGAAAAAATCTTGGTATTCATGGGCCAAAACCCTTTAATTTCAAGAGAAGCTGGTAAATTTTCATTATGGTTAATCCCTGCACTATTTGCCTATGCAATTCTTCAGccactgattagatattttcagaCACAAAGCATTATTTATCCCTTGCTTCTGAGCTCATGTGCTTCTATTTGTTGCCATATACCACTCTGTTGGGCTTTAGTTTTCAAGTCAAGACTAGGACATTTTGGAGCTGCATTGTCTATTGGCATTTCATATTGGTTGAATGTGAGTTTGCTAGTTTTGTACATGAAGTTTTCTCCTGCCTGTGAAAGCACCCGGGTTTCGATTTTTTCAAACCTATTTCAAGGCTTTGGAGAGTTCTTGTGGTTTGCTATACCTTCTTCTTTTATGATTTGGTACAGCAACACTTAACTTTGGAGAGTTCCAAAAAGTTGACTTTATTTTAGACTCTAAACTAAACCTATTGATTCTTTGCTTTTTCATGTTGTTATTGTAGCCTTGAGTGGTGGTCATTTGAGCTTCTTACTTTGCTGTCTGGTTTTCTACCAAATCCTCAGCTTGAAACTTCAGTGTTATCTGTATGGTATAAAAAAATTTCTGTCATAACTCATTGAAATTGGATTTAGATCTAAATTCATCACATGACACTTGTCCAATCTTCTAAATCAGTGAATTGTGTGCTTTCCATAACAGTTTGTCCACTCTCATAACACTCTTTACAATACCAGAAGGACTTGGTGCAGCTGCAAGGTTAGCTCATAATGATACCCTACTATTTTACGaaaaagggtttatacttttttggactctgtgttttgacaaagtactttttggaccctatgttttgtaaaatagttaaaatagaaccctaaactcaattttgatgaagaaaaaattgaatataacaacacagtttttaagcagaatgattttatttttgttctaaattgttagtttgataaattatttgtgattttaattgaaaaaacattgaccaaaatcgagtttatggttctattttaactattttacaaaacataggatccaaaaagtaatttgtcaaaatacaaggtccaaacaggtaatggaaaaaaacacagggtccaaaaggGTATAAACCCTAAATTATCAAAACAAGTCTATTATgcaaaaaaaaatagcaaaaaaaatactattttgccAAGCGATAAATTTTAATACTTTTTCTCCATTTGGGGTAATTGGGGGATATAGCACTCGAGTTTCAAACGAATTAGGCGCTGGTAAGCCTAGAGCAGCTCGGTTTGCTGTCCACGTAGTCATGTCTCTTGCAGTGCTAGAGGCACTTATTGTAAGTTCAGCTCTCTTTCTAGGTCGAAACGCTTTTGGTTATGTTTTCAGCAATGAGAAGGAAGTTGTGCATTATGTGACAAACATGGCTCCACTAGTTTGTGCAACAGTCATACTAAACTGTTTGCATGGTGTCCTTTCAGGTTTTTTCTCTTGTTTTCTAAACTTGACAAGATTCTTTCATTGCAGCCATTAAAATCTCTGGTTTGACTCTCTTTTTGTGCCTCAACCAGGCATTGCCAGAGGATGTGGGTGGCAGGACTTGGGAGCCTTTGTCAACCTTGGCTCTTACTATCTCTTTGGGATTCCGGTGGCGGCTGCTTTGGGATT
It includes:
- the LOC133820897 gene encoding protein DETOXIFICATION 14-like, encoding MAESSVGEEESMEKGLLGKERNGFFGEIFDEVKLLGYIAGPMVTVTLSQYFLQVISIMMVGHLGELVLSSTAITISFCAVTGFSVIYGMASALETLSGQAYGAKQYRRLGIQTNTAILTLTLVCIPLSLMWSYLEKILVFMGQNPLISREAGKFSLWLIPALFAYAILQPLIRYFQTQSIIYPLLLSSCASICCHIPLCWALVFKSRLGHFGAALSIGISYWLNVSLLVLYMKFSPACESTRVSIFSNLFQGFGEFLWFAIPSSFMICLEWWSFELLTLLSGFLPNPQLETSVLSVCLSTLITLFTIPEGLGAAASTRVSNELGAGKPRAARFAVHVVMSLAVLEALIVSSALFLGRNAFGYVFSNEKEVVHYVTNMAPLVCATVILNCLHGVLSGIARGCGWQDLGAFVNLGSYYLFGIPVAAALGFWLNMRGKGLWIGIFSGCLLQTCLLSVITICINWEKQAIMARKRIFEEKSVEDNNGLSEHSSLY
- the LOC133821733 gene encoding uncharacterized protein LOC133821733, which produces MAGGEASSHNLHSSTPIVGEGVHGRRVDLEGDSSSESDPNNEYQGDPEYEQSDDELVVEDNAEIHLKGLGKRVVEIDVEDVPLDSSDKEYTREDSSDDGDVSNEDELSKLHKPKRQSKKRKLPDLLEFDVDAEMERPLLKLGLVFSSGKLFKQAVREYAIQNGRDIWFKKNDSHRVRAQCRGIECPWVCFASKIDDSSTFVIKTYVGEHRCSRKPHNRFATSKWLSKKYLNEFKSNDKWSISSFMEKVSKDHVIEISKDKAYKARKLATKSIEGTYEEQYAALWDYAEEIKYTNKGSTVEFLTESGDNGRPRFKRMYICFSSLKEGFSAGCRPVIGLDGCHIKGLHPGQLLTAIGIDANNGMYPVAYAVVEIESKDSWSWFLNCLRDDLKIENSNHWTFITDKQKGLKQSLKDLWEEGVPEAEHRHCARHLEKNFIKVYKDKKLKEILWKAAREVSVRRFEGVMEEIKKIDESAFDWLMEAGPQHWSRSHFRTHPKCDILLNNLCETFNGTRAILAARDRPILSMLERIRMYLLQRLTKNRHAVLMWNSSIAPRIQDIIEKNKDIAGSHLPIKSSDFIYQITTMYGSLYYVDLKQMKCSCRKWELTGIPCSHAVAAIWQRREDPETYVSKWYTKEYYLKAYSQQIFPIRNQDEWPITGNVGLIKPISKIQPGRPKRSRKLELDEMFPRTGSKMKRRYITIKCSGCGVTGHNFRTCARNKEKNSDINPDVAQHTSTDSTIPFTNTNQI